In Microbacterium esteraromaticum, the following proteins share a genomic window:
- a CDS encoding FtsK/SpoIIIE domain-containing protein: MDATTIVLPAAPAEPARPQLPLLAAIVPVIAGVVLWLVTGSLFALCFAAIGPLMLLASFFDGMRARRRGRRRAESEADLAWLRADEELARLHDQEHELLWHRTPDAARCLLDPPLRGRVPLGSATEVVIGRGDRRSTVRASGGDDERARSFRERAERLADGPVVVELGGGICVRGPEPVAAAVVRALVTQLCLRFGPAELSLHGAGVAPWGFDAFPHAGRRRARFRLRLGEGADAADAVICIRSPGDEPPGGITTVLDFAVPGQARVRTADGVRELALEGLSAQQTAVIAVEMTRRNDEGSDVPDAVALAEIEPTSGGDGRLTARFGRGPHGDVVIDLVDDGPHAIVTGMTGTGKSELLTSWLAAIASGHSPSEVAFVLIDFKGGTAFEPLRTLPHVVAVVTDLDSVGARRGVGSLTAELRRREAALAVAGARDVRECPSLGRLVIVVDEFAALVQEHPDLAQIFTDIAARGRALGMHLVLGTQRAGGVIREALAANCPLRLSLRVAESADSRLVIGSDAAADLPGGLETRGLGYVRRPEDVEPHPMRVALTSPADLATVAQQWAGAPRLASPWLPPLPSVIDVPVTRDADDGPHAVMLGRADHPDQQSQPWVRLAPGEGLGVVGGPASGKSTLIRALHTQQPDAVIVPTDAEEAWDAVAELSTGRHGVVLCDDLDVLVAQYPPEHAQLFLSRWETIVRAPAGAVITASRASGPVGRLLDGLARRALLRVSSRVEHVAAGGDSAAFDPHRPPGRAWIDGRDVQLCWTDRTPAAGLVAPVAGWHPRRGRSGVVTPAVDGTRAALAAAHPGCRVTTLAQLAGTSGDTDATDAPVVIVGDPEEWRSQWARLQGIRTEGELVIAAECAPELRQLAGVRETPPFARLHEGRAWAVEPGRRPRRVRLG, encoded by the coding sequence ATGGATGCCACGACCATCGTCCTCCCCGCAGCCCCGGCCGAGCCGGCCCGCCCCCAGCTCCCCTTGCTGGCGGCCATCGTCCCCGTCATCGCAGGCGTCGTGCTGTGGCTCGTCACAGGTTCGCTGTTCGCTCTGTGCTTCGCCGCCATCGGGCCGCTGATGCTGCTCGCGTCGTTCTTCGACGGAATGCGGGCTCGGCGCCGTGGCCGGAGACGGGCGGAGAGCGAGGCTGATCTCGCCTGGCTGCGCGCTGACGAGGAGCTCGCGCGGCTGCACGATCAGGAGCATGAACTGCTCTGGCACCGGACTCCCGACGCGGCGCGCTGCCTGCTCGACCCGCCCCTGCGCGGACGCGTGCCGCTGGGTTCAGCCACCGAGGTCGTGATCGGGCGCGGGGATCGCCGCAGCACCGTGCGCGCCTCGGGCGGTGATGACGAACGGGCGCGTTCCTTCCGCGAGCGTGCGGAACGGCTCGCAGACGGGCCGGTCGTCGTCGAACTCGGTGGCGGCATCTGCGTCCGCGGTCCCGAACCCGTAGCGGCTGCCGTCGTCCGGGCACTCGTGACGCAGCTGTGCCTTCGGTTCGGGCCGGCCGAGCTGAGCCTGCACGGCGCGGGCGTCGCCCCCTGGGGATTCGACGCGTTCCCGCACGCAGGACGGCGTCGTGCACGCTTCCGGCTGCGTCTGGGGGAGGGCGCGGATGCCGCGGACGCCGTGATCTGCATCCGGAGCCCCGGCGACGAGCCCCCGGGAGGAATCACGACGGTGCTGGATTTCGCGGTGCCCGGTCAGGCGCGGGTGCGCACTGCGGATGGCGTTCGCGAACTCGCCCTGGAGGGACTGTCGGCGCAGCAGACGGCAGTGATCGCGGTGGAGATGACACGACGCAACGATGAAGGATCCGACGTGCCCGACGCGGTCGCTCTCGCCGAGATCGAGCCGACCTCCGGCGGCGACGGGCGGCTCACCGCTCGGTTCGGCCGCGGACCGCATGGCGATGTGGTGATCGATCTCGTCGACGACGGACCGCACGCGATCGTGACCGGCATGACAGGCACAGGCAAGAGCGAACTGCTCACCAGCTGGCTGGCGGCCATCGCCTCAGGGCACAGTCCGAGCGAAGTGGCGTTCGTGCTGATCGACTTCAAGGGGGGAACGGCGTTCGAGCCGCTGCGCACCCTGCCCCACGTTGTGGCAGTGGTGACCGATCTCGACTCAGTCGGAGCCCGCCGCGGCGTCGGCAGCCTCACTGCTGAGCTGCGACGGCGTGAAGCCGCTCTCGCTGTCGCCGGTGCTCGTGACGTGCGTGAATGTCCCTCGCTCGGGCGCCTCGTGATCGTCGTCGACGAGTTCGCCGCACTCGTTCAGGAGCACCCGGATCTGGCGCAGATCTTCACCGACATCGCCGCGCGCGGGCGGGCGCTCGGGATGCATCTCGTGCTCGGCACGCAGCGAGCCGGAGGAGTGATACGGGAGGCCCTGGCCGCGAACTGTCCGCTGCGGCTCAGCCTCCGCGTCGCGGAGTCGGCGGACAGTCGTCTCGTGATCGGCTCGGACGCAGCCGCCGATCTGCCGGGCGGGCTCGAGACCAGAGGGCTCGGCTACGTCCGGCGCCCCGAGGACGTCGAGCCTCATCCGATGCGGGTGGCGCTCACGTCACCCGCCGACCTCGCCACCGTCGCGCAGCAGTGGGCGGGAGCACCCAGGCTGGCCAGCCCGTGGCTGCCGCCGCTGCCGTCCGTGATCGATGTGCCCGTGACCCGTGATGCCGACGACGGACCGCATGCGGTGATGCTCGGTCGCGCCGACCACCCCGATCAGCAGAGCCAGCCATGGGTCCGCCTCGCGCCAGGCGAGGGACTGGGCGTCGTCGGCGGCCCGGCTTCGGGCAAGAGCACCTTGATCCGGGCGCTGCACACCCAGCAACCGGATGCCGTCATCGTCCCCACCGACGCGGAGGAAGCGTGGGACGCCGTAGCCGAGCTGTCAACCGGTCGTCATGGCGTGGTGCTGTGCGACGATCTCGACGTGCTCGTCGCACAGTATCCGCCCGAGCACGCGCAGCTCTTCCTCAGCCGCTGGGAGACGATCGTACGAGCGCCGGCCGGCGCGGTCATCACCGCCTCGCGCGCGTCCGGCCCCGTCGGTCGGCTGCTGGACGGACTCGCGCGCCGCGCCCTGCTGCGGGTGAGCAGTCGGGTCGAGCACGTCGCGGCAGGCGGTGATTCCGCTGCGTTCGATCCGCATCGCCCGCCCGGGCGCGCCTGGATCGACGGTCGCGACGTCCAGCTGTGCTGGACGGATCGCACTCCCGCTGCCGGTCTCGTCGCACCCGTTGCCGGCTGGCATCCGCGCAGGGGTCGCTCCGGGGTGGTGACGCCAGCAGTCGACGGCACTCGGGCTGCGCTCGCAGCCGCTCACCCAGGCTGCCGGGTGACGACCCTCGCCCAGCTCGCCGGGACGTCGGGTGATACGGATGCCACTGATGCGCCCGTGGTGATCGTGGGCGACCCCGAGGAGTGGCGTTCGCAATGGGCGAGGCTGCAAGGCATCCGGACCGAGGGGGAGCTGGTCATCGCCGCCGAGTGCGCGCCGGAGCTGCGTCAGCTCGCCGGCGTGCGCGAGACGCCGCCCTTCGCCAGGCTTCACGAAGGCAGGGCCTGGGCGGTCGAGCCGGGGCGTCGTCCCCGGAGGGTTCGGCTGGGGTGA